The genomic segment GGTTTATAAACACCATGAACATTACCAAAGCTAGCAGCTATTGTAAAATTTTCTCCAACTTTACTTAAGCTTTCATAAGCAAATGCTACTTCACTTGGTTGTGTATATAAAAGTGAATTATCAACATCAGAGTTATCTACTCCATCTTCTTCTCCACCTGTAATTCCAAGTTCAATTTCAATCATCATATCAATGTCTTTCATTCTTTTAAAATAATCAACACTAATTGCAATATTTTCTTCTAAACTCTCTTCGCTAAGATCAAGCATATGAGAAGTAAAAAGAGGTCTTCCATGTTTTTTGAAAAAATCAAAACCAGCTTCTAAAAGTCCATCTATCCAAGGAAGAAGTTTTTTTGCAGCATGGTCTGTATGTAAGATTACTGGAATTCCATAAGCTTTTGCCATAGAGTGAACGTGGTTTGCTCCACTAATTGCTCCTAAAATTGCTGCATCACTAGATTTTAAACCTTTTCCAGCATAAAAACTAGCTCCCCCATTTGAAAATTGAATAATCACAGGAGATTTTACTTTTGATGCTGCTTCTAAAACAGCATTTATAGAGTCAGTTCCTACAACATTAACAGCAGGAATTGCAAAACCTTCCTTTTTTGCATAAGCAAATAGTTTTTTAGCTTCACTTCCTGTTAGAACTCCAGCATCTACTACGTCTAAAACACCCATTTTATTTCCTTATTTAATTACTATTTTAGAATCTTTTCTTAACTCTTTTGTTAGCTCATCAATTTTTTTATTGAATTTTTCAGCTATCATTGCTTGATTTATATTATCTTTTACTTCATCGAAAGCTAATTGTTTTGCAGGGAAAATCTCTTTAACAAATATTACATGATAACCAAATTGAGTTTTTGTAGGATTTTTAGAATAACCACCTTTTGGAAGAGCTTTTACAGCCATTGCAAATTCTGGAACCATTTGTTCAGCAGCAAATTTTCCTAAGTATCCACCATTTTTAGCAGTTGCATCTTTTGATTTTGAATTTGCTAATTCTTTAAATTTTGTCTCTTTAGAATTTGCAGCAGCTTTTTCTAAATCTTTTATAACAGCATTTGCTTCAGCTTCTGTATTTACTAAAATATGGAATGCTTCAAACGTCTCTGGAATATTAAATTTTGATTTGTTTGCATCATAAAAAGCTCTTTTTTCTGTATCACTAAATTTGATTTTATCAATTTCATTTTTTTGCCAAACTTGAAGAGCTAAATCTTCTTTGATTTTTGTGATAGCTTCTACATATTGAGCATCTTTTTCAATTCCATCTTTTATTGCTTTTTTAGCAATTAATTTTCTATTGATTGCGCCTTCAAGAATTTGAGACTTTGCTTCTTGTGGAAGTTTATCAAAATCAACTCTTGGATCTTGCAAAAGAACATTAATATCATCTTTTGTAATTTTATCCCCATCAACAGTAGCATAAAAATCAGCTGCGTTTAATGTTGAAATTAAAGCAATTGAAGCAATAAAGCTCATAACTATTTTTTTCATTTTTTTCCTTAAAATTAAATTGCAATATTTTATCCATTTCGAGTTAATAAATAGTTTATTTTTATATAATTTTATAATTTTTTTAAAAAAGATTTACGATTTTTAACATTTACCTTAATAAAGCTTTAAATTTTGAAAATTTTGTGATATACTTGCAGGCAATTTTAAGATTAAATTTAACTTAAGGATTTTTATGAGAATTTTAATTATTGAAGATGAAATTACATTAAACAGAACATTACAAGAGGGATTAATAGATTTTGGTTATCAAGTTGATACTGCTGAAAACTATAAAGATGCTGAGTATTTTATCGATATTAGAAACTATGATTTAGTTTTAACAGACTGGATGTTACCAGATGGAGATGGAATTGAACTTTGCAAAATTGTAAAAAATAGAAGTTCAAGAACTGCTGTTGTTATTATCTCTGCAAGAGATGATAAAGAGAGCGAAATAGAGGCTCTAAAATCAGGAGCAGATGATTTTATTAAAAAACCATTTGATTTTGATATATTACTTGCAAGAATTGAAGCAAGATTAAGATTTGGTGGAACAAACATTATAGAGATTGATGATTTAATTATCAATCCAGATGAAGAAAAAATTGAGTATGCTGGAGTAGAGATAGAATTAAAAGGTAAACCTTTTGAAGTTTTAACTCACCTTGCACGTCATAGAGACCAAATTGTTTCAAAAGAACAACTTCTTGATGCTATTTGGGAAGAGCCTGAGCTTGTAACTCCAAATGTTATTGAAGTTGCAATTAATCAAATTAGACAAAAAATGGATAAACCTTTAAATATCTCAACTATTGAGACTATTAGAAGAAGAGGTTATAGATTTTGTTACCCAAATCAAGTAGAAGTAAAGTAATCTTTAGCTGATTTATTATGGAGAGTAGAAGTATTTATAAGCAGTTTTATCTAAAGCTTATATTTGCAACTTCTCTTTTTGTTATCATTCTCTCTTTTATTTTTTTTGAATATACAAAAAACTCATTTTATGACAACATTCAAGATAATTTACTATTTCAAGCAAAACAGATAGAAAAAGGCTATATAAGCTTTGATAAGTTTCAAAATGTAATATCTTCTTCTCAAATTATTGAATTAATAGAAAATAATAAAAATACAAAACAAATAGAGTTTTCAAAATTCTCAAAGGGTGATAAATCTTTTATTAGATTAGAGTTTTTAATGCATGATAATGCAATTTTGCAAATTACAAAAGATATAAGCTTGGAAAAAGATATTCTTTATTTAATAATATTTAAAAACTTTTTTGCTCTTGCAATTCCAGGTTTTATTTTTATGCTAATTTATGCATTAATAGTTGCAAAATCACTTTTAAAACCTATTGTACAAATAAATAAAAAACTATCAAACATGGATGAAAATTCACTATCTCAAATTGACAAAAAAGATTTACCAGAAGAGTTTTTAACTCTAGCAAACTCTATAAACTCTCTTACAAATAGAATAGGAACTTATTTAAAGTTTAAAAAAGAGCTTTTTATAGGAATAGCTCATGAGCTTAAAACTCCACTTGCTGTAATGAAGCTAAAAAATGAGTTAATGCTTAAAAAACCTAGAGAAATTTCTCAATATGAAGATGCTATTAAGCTTACAATTAAAGAGATAGATGGTATGAATATTATGATTAGTTCTATTTTGGATATTGGAAGAACTGAGGGTGCACAATTTGAACAACCAAAAAATATTGATTTAGTTGAATTTATAAAATATAAAACAAATGATTACAATATGCTTGCATCTAAAAAGAGCATTACAATAAAATTTAGCTCAAATGTATCTAGTTTTAATATAATTATTCAAGAGACACTTTTTAATCAGATTTTACAAAATTTTGTACAAAATGCTATAAAGTTTACTCCAAATGGTAAAACTATAAAAATTAAA from the Aliarcobacter cryaerophilus ATCC 43158 genome contains:
- the hsrA gene encoding homeostatic response regulator transcription factor HsrA — protein: MRILIIEDEITLNRTLQEGLIDFGYQVDTAENYKDAEYFIDIRNYDLVLTDWMLPDGDGIELCKIVKNRSSRTAVVIISARDDKESEIEALKSGADDFIKKPFDFDILLARIEARLRFGGTNIIEIDDLIINPDEEKIEYAGVEIELKGKPFEVLTHLARHRDQIVSKEQLLDAIWEEPELVTPNVIEVAINQIRQKMDKPLNISTIETIRRRGYRFCYPNQVEVK
- the fbaA gene encoding class II fructose-bisphosphate aldolase translates to MGVLDVVDAGVLTGSEAKKLFAYAKKEGFAIPAVNVVGTDSINAVLEAASKVKSPVIIQFSNGGASFYAGKGLKSSDAAILGAISGANHVHSMAKAYGIPVILHTDHAAKKLLPWIDGLLEAGFDFFKKHGRPLFTSHMLDLSEESLEENIAISVDYFKRMKDIDMMIEIELGITGGEEDGVDNSDVDNSLLYTQPSEVAFAYESLSKVGENFTIAASFGNVHGVYKPGNVVLSPKILDNSQKFIEDKYKTSKNPVDFVFHGGSGSLLSEIREAISYGVIKMNIDTDTQWATWDGVRAYEAKYHGYLQGQIGNPEGEDKPNKNYYDPRKWLRAGQETMIARLETAFTDLLALNKN
- a CDS encoding peptidylprolyl isomerase, which encodes MKKIVMSFIASIALISTLNAADFYATVDGDKITKDDINVLLQDPRVDFDKLPQEAKSQILEGAINRKLIAKKAIKDGIEKDAQYVEAITKIKEDLALQVWQKNEIDKIKFSDTEKRAFYDANKSKFNIPETFEAFHILVNTEAEANAVIKDLEKAAANSKETKFKELANSKSKDATAKNGGYLGKFAAEQMVPEFAMAVKALPKGGYSKNPTKTQFGYHVIFVKEIFPAKQLAFDEVKDNINQAMIAEKFNKKIDELTKELRKDSKIVIK
- a CDS encoding sensor histidine kinase, with protein sequence MESRSIYKQFYLKLIFATSLFVIILSFIFFEYTKNSFYDNIQDNLLFQAKQIEKGYISFDKFQNVISSSQIIELIENNKNTKQIEFSKFSKGDKSFIRLEFLMHDNAILQITKDISLEKDILYLIIFKNFFALAIPGFIFMLIYALIVAKSLLKPIVQINKKLSNMDENSLSQIDKKDLPEEFLTLANSINSLTNRIGTYLKFKKELFIGIAHELKTPLAVMKLKNELMLKKPREISQYEDAIKLTIKEIDGMNIMISSILDIGRTEGAQFEQPKNIDLVEFIKYKTNDYNMLASKKSITIKFSSNVSSFNIIIQETLFNQILQNFVQNAIKFTPNGKTIKIKLKKIDDKVILNVIDEGIGIDENIDVFAPFKKVGKENGVGLGLYLAKIASDALNAKISIKNREDGKNGAIAKLELTL